From the genome of Halobellus litoreus, one region includes:
- a CDS encoding bifunctional 4-hydroxy-2-oxoglutarate aldolase/2-dehydro-3-deoxy-phosphogluconate aldolase, protein MGTLDASQEMQRLVDSGVVAVMRGADADTIIQVADALEAGGVTAYEITADNPDAMVLIEEVSASFSEGEAIVGAGTVLDSETARSAIASGAEFVVGPTVDEGVVETCNRYGTLVAPGALTPTEAITAYEAGADLVKIFPASSMGPSHLSSIAGPLPQIPLMPTGGIGLDNVADYVDAGAVVVGAGSAIMDGEAIAAGDFEAITETAREFRRAIDDAREH, encoded by the coding sequence ATGGGCACACTCGACGCGAGCCAGGAGATGCAGCGACTGGTGGACAGCGGCGTCGTCGCGGTGATGCGCGGCGCGGACGCGGACACGATCATCCAGGTGGCGGACGCGCTCGAAGCGGGGGGCGTCACGGCCTACGAGATCACCGCAGACAATCCGGACGCGATGGTCCTGATCGAGGAGGTGTCGGCGTCGTTCTCCGAGGGGGAGGCGATCGTCGGCGCGGGCACGGTCCTCGACAGCGAGACCGCCCGTTCGGCCATCGCCAGCGGCGCGGAGTTCGTCGTCGGTCCCACGGTCGACGAGGGCGTCGTCGAGACCTGCAACCGGTACGGGACGCTCGTTGCACCCGGCGCGCTCACCCCAACGGAGGCGATTACCGCCTACGAGGCGGGCGCGGACCTCGTGAAGATCTTCCCCGCGTCGTCGATGGGGCCGTCGCACCTGTCGAGCATCGCCGGCCCGCTGCCGCAGATCCCGCTGATGCCGACCGGCGGGATCGGCCTCGACAACGTCGCCGACTACGTCGACGCCGGCGCGGTGGTCGTCGGCGCGGGCAGCGCGATAATGGACGGCGAGGCGATCGCCGCGGGCGACTTCGAGGCGATCACCGAGACGGCTCGCGAGTTCAGGCGAGCGATCGACGACGCGCGTGAGCACTGA
- a CDS encoding ABC transporter permease, whose product MTRLGRVRAEFTASWHAFLRRRTAVFFTFFFPAIIVVIFGALVQTQPTGGGLFAEPKGYYVAGYLAVVVLFTPLSRIGSTVARYREGRRFEKLATTPLTRSEWLFAQSLVNVVVIGIAALLLLALSVLVTGTALPTTPATLLVVPFVALGVALFCGLGAIIGRVADSQDGVIAASNAIALPLLFLSETFVTPDLLPAWFRPALELSPLTYVARGIRAVTYADATTAALPNLLVVAVLAVAFFVAGARSVPRTD is encoded by the coding sequence ATGACCCGCCTCGGACGCGTTCGCGCGGAGTTCACGGCGTCTTGGCACGCGTTCCTCCGTCGCCGGACGGCGGTCTTCTTCACGTTCTTCTTCCCGGCGATCATCGTGGTGATATTCGGGGCGTTGGTACAGACCCAGCCGACCGGCGGGGGGCTCTTCGCGGAGCCGAAGGGCTACTACGTCGCGGGCTATCTCGCCGTCGTCGTCCTGTTCACGCCGCTCTCGCGGATCGGGAGCACCGTGGCGCGATACCGAGAGGGTCGCCGATTCGAGAAACTCGCGACGACGCCGCTGACCCGGAGCGAGTGGCTGTTCGCCCAGTCGCTCGTCAACGTCGTGGTCATCGGCATCGCCGCGCTCCTGCTTTTGGCGCTCTCGGTGCTCGTCACCGGGACCGCGCTGCCGACGACGCCCGCGACGCTGCTCGTCGTCCCGTTCGTCGCGCTCGGCGTCGCGCTGTTCTGCGGCCTCGGCGCGATCATCGGGCGGGTCGCTGACTCCCAGGACGGCGTTATCGCGGCCTCGAACGCCATCGCGCTCCCGCTGCTGTTCCTCTCTGAGACGTTCGTCACCCCGGATCTCCTGCCCGCCTGGTTCCGTCCCGCGCTCGAACTCTCGCCGCTGACCTACGTCGCCCGCGGGATCCGCGCGGTGACGTACGCCGACGCGACGACGGCCGCGCTCCCGAACCTCCTGGTGGTGGCGGTCCTCGCCGTCGCGTTCTTCGTCGCCGGCGCGCGCTCCGTCCCGCGGACGGACTGA
- a CDS encoding ABC transporter ATP-binding protein has product MTGALVADGVEKSYGDVTALAGVSISVDAGEVFGLVGPNGAGKTTLVRALTGTTTTEGSVSVLGERPTEVAKSRIGLLPQSFSPAARLTARELLVQYAGLYDDARDPDAVLADVGIDDETAAQWYETLSGGQKRRVCVAIALVNDPEVLFLDEPTTGIDPAGRRDLWELLEGLAADGTTVFLTSHSMAEVERLADRVGFLKSGRLVAVGSPRDLIETHGGRSRLLVETDAEASTTELTGLGFAVSAAESHLVVEGVGPRRIGDVVEAFESRGVDFDSLTWKQPDLEDVYLELTGESFDGNGDIAAVAEEGRR; this is encoded by the coding sequence ATGACAGGGGCACTCGTCGCCGACGGCGTGGAGAAGTCCTACGGCGACGTGACGGCGCTGGCCGGCGTTTCGATCTCCGTCGACGCCGGCGAGGTGTTCGGTCTGGTCGGCCCGAACGGCGCGGGCAAGACGACGCTGGTCCGCGCGCTCACGGGAACCACGACGACCGAGGGAAGCGTTTCGGTCCTAGGCGAGCGGCCGACCGAGGTCGCGAAATCCCGGATCGGACTCCTGCCGCAGTCGTTCTCGCCGGCCGCGCGGCTCACCGCGCGCGAACTGCTCGTGCAGTACGCCGGTCTCTACGACGACGCCCGCGACCCGGACGCCGTCCTCGCGGACGTCGGTATCGACGACGAGACGGCGGCCCAGTGGTACGAGACGCTCTCGGGTGGGCAGAAGCGCCGCGTCTGTGTCGCCATCGCCCTCGTGAACGACCCTGAGGTGCTCTTCCTCGACGAGCCGACGACCGGCATCGATCCGGCCGGCCGCCGCGACCTCTGGGAACTCCTGGAGGGACTCGCCGCGGACGGGACCACGGTGTTTCTCACCAGTCACTCGATGGCCGAGGTCGAACGGCTCGCCGATCGCGTGGGCTTCCTGAAGAGCGGTCGACTGGTGGCGGTCGGATCGCCCCGCGATTTGATCGAAACGCACGGCGGTCGGAGTCGGCTGCTCGTCGAGACCGACGCCGAAGCGTCCACCACCGAACTCACCGGACTCGGCTTCGCCGTCTCGGCGGCCGAGAGTCACCTCGTCGTCGAGGGCGTCGGACCCCGGAGGATCGGCGACGTCGTCGAGGCGTTCGAGTCCCGCGGCGTCGACTTCGACTCGCTGACGTGGAAACAGCCCGACCTCGAGGACGTCTATCTCGAACTCACCGGCGAGTCCTTCGACGGGAACGGCGACATCGCCGCCGTGGCTGAGGAGGGGAGGCGATGA
- a CDS encoding PQQ-dependent sugar dehydrogenase, with translation MDRRRRRFLRTGLAAGVASLAGCTTFERHEATGSPSGSETPDTEMRSDSESGADDTGTEPRIPTPRETGGPRPELDDAAVALEPVASGLAAPLDFFAPAGTDRRFVVDRDGRIWEVTDDGRRSSPFLDLTERIVLGGERGLLGTAPHPDFADNGRLYVRYSAPARSGTPSGYSHTAVLAEFTVDPDADVAADAEERTLLEVPQPQSNHNAGAVAFGPDGHLYVAFGDGGGANDVGTGHVDDWYDAVEGGNGQDVTENLLGSVLRIDVDGRSGVDGDGEEPYAIPDDNPLVGREGRDEQYAWGFRNPWRFSFHGRDCYVADVGQNAWEELNLLEPGGNYGWNVREGAHCFRAETCPTATPAGEPFVDPVAEYPHDGDDVSGISIIGGVVVESEAVPGLGGAYLFADYVAQGRLFAVDPGAEPPWTIRTVPVVGDADLGRFVLGFGRDPNGDVYVLTTDGSDGEGNAGRVARLVAP, from the coding sequence ATGGACCGTCGCCGCCGCCGATTCCTCCGGACCGGCCTCGCCGCCGGGGTCGCCTCGCTCGCCGGGTGTACGACCTTCGAGAGACACGAAGCGACCGGGAGTCCGTCGGGATCGGAAACGCCCGATACGGAGATGAGGTCCGACTCCGAGTCCGGCGCCGACGACACAGGAACCGAACCGCGGATTCCGACGCCGCGCGAGACGGGCGGTCCCCGTCCCGAACTCGACGACGCTGCGGTCGCGCTCGAACCGGTGGCGTCCGGACTCGCGGCCCCGCTCGACTTCTTCGCGCCCGCCGGCACCGACCGGCGGTTCGTCGTCGACCGCGACGGACGAATCTGGGAAGTCACCGACGACGGCCGGCGCTCCTCGCCATTTCTCGACCTCACAGAGCGGATCGTCCTCGGCGGCGAACGCGGCCTCCTCGGCACCGCACCGCACCCCGACTTCGCCGACAACGGGCGCCTCTACGTCAGGTACAGCGCGCCCGCCCGGTCGGGAACGCCGAGCGGCTACAGTCACACGGCCGTCCTCGCGGAGTTCACCGTCGATCCGGACGCGGACGTCGCCGCCGACGCCGAGGAACGAACCCTCCTCGAAGTGCCGCAACCGCAGTCGAACCACAACGCCGGCGCGGTCGCGTTCGGTCCCGACGGCCATCTCTACGTCGCGTTCGGCGACGGCGGCGGGGCGAACGACGTCGGCACGGGCCACGTCGACGACTGGTACGACGCCGTCGAGGGCGGCAACGGGCAGGACGTGACCGAGAACCTCCTGGGGAGCGTGCTCCGAATCGACGTGGACGGCCGCAGCGGCGTCGACGGCGACGGAGAAGAACCGTACGCGATTCCCGACGACAACCCGCTGGTCGGCCGCGAGGGTCGCGACGAGCAGTACGCCTGGGGCTTCCGGAACCCCTGGCGGTTCTCCTTTCACGGCCGGGACTGCTACGTCGCCGACGTGGGACAGAACGCCTGGGAAGAGCTCAATCTGCTCGAACCGGGCGGCAACTACGGCTGGAACGTCCGCGAGGGCGCGCACTGCTTCCGCGCGGAGACGTGCCCGACGGCGACGCCCGCGGGCGAGCCGTTCGTCGACCCCGTCGCGGAGTACCCGCACGACGGCGACGACGTCAGCGGCATCTCGATCATCGGGGGCGTCGTCGTCGAAAGCGAAGCAGTCCCCGGCCTCGGGGGCGCGTACCTGTTCGCGGATTACGTGGCGCAGGGGCGACTGTTCGCCGTCGATCCCGGCGCGGAACCGCCGTGGACGATTCGCACCGTCCCGGTCGTCGGCGACGCCGACCTCGGGCGGTTCGTCCTCGGCTTCGGGCGCGACCCGAACGGCGACGTGTACGTCCTCACGACCGACGGGAGCGACGGCGAGGGGAACGCCGGACGGGTAGCCCGACTCGTCGCGCCCTGA
- a CDS encoding DUF7547 family protein has translation MPPSDADDDLRDQVEELEATLAELRSELRRRDGDRDDRAGTGRGPVGRRPAGERARDAGEARSRSTPARPRPPSLSELFRFTEQYTLPTLISTLEAAIQSLELLRGVLRLADPERSAFGPDSRSQRSSATRLTDGVAGVGREAVTGVGRGAVTGVERALSELQTALSESEFPEDDPSRDLLEDARRLSEEVSDRLAEASGEVDRDRGSRRPSDHRVDSGGGASTSADRSDGSGPVEIDVTEAGAEREPDSGDSASPADAAGDDRNESDAPDVDASAGTSEIDVEAELASIKEEVEPRGGGSGAVDAVAEDEPAETADGDGDRNEAAAEDAGDAVEGDSEDETGIDGEGDTDDEGDTGDTDDEGDTDDTGGADETTDVER, from the coding sequence ATGCCCCCTTCCGACGCCGACGACGACCTCCGTGATCAGGTGGAAGAACTCGAAGCGACGCTCGCGGAACTCAGGTCGGAGCTCCGTCGACGAGACGGGGACCGCGACGACAGAGCCGGAACGGGGCGAGGACCCGTCGGTCGCAGGCCGGCCGGCGAGCGCGCCCGCGACGCCGGGGAGGCGCGATCGCGTTCGACACCCGCTCGACCGCGGCCGCCGTCGCTCTCGGAGCTGTTCCGATTCACCGAGCAGTACACGCTGCCGACGCTCATCTCGACGCTCGAGGCGGCGATCCAGTCCCTGGAGTTGCTCCGCGGCGTCCTCCGACTCGCCGACCCCGAGCGGTCGGCGTTCGGTCCGGACAGCCGGTCCCAGCGATCCTCCGCGACGCGCTTGACGGACGGGGTGGCCGGCGTCGGGCGAGAGGCGGTCACCGGCGTCGGACGCGGTGCGGTCACCGGCGTCGAACGCGCCCTCTCGGAACTCCAGACGGCGTTATCGGAGTCCGAGTTCCCGGAGGACGATCCGTCCAGGGACCTGCTCGAAGACGCGCGTCGGCTCTCCGAGGAGGTGTCCGACCGGCTCGCCGAGGCGTCCGGAGAAGTGGACCGCGACCGGGGCTCTCGGCGTCCCTCGGACCACCGAGTGGATTCCGGGGGCGGCGCGTCGACCAGCGCGGACCGGAGCGACGGTTCCGGCCCCGTCGAAATCGACGTCACCGAGGCGGGAGCGGAGCGCGAACCCGACTCCGGCGACTCGGCGTCGCCGGCCGACGCGGCGGGCGATGACCGGAACGAATCAGATGCTCCGGACGTGGACGCGTCCGCGGGCACGTCGGAGATCGACGTCGAGGCTGAGCTGGCGTCGATCAAGGAGGAGGTCGAGCCGCGGGGCGGGGGCTCCGGAGCGGTCGACGCGGTCGCGGAAGACGAACCAGCGGAGACCGCGGACGGGGACGGAGACCGGAACGAAGCCGCAGCCGAGGACGCCGGCGACGCGGTCGAGGGCGACTCGGAGGACGAAACCGGTATCGACGGCGAGGGCGACACCGACGACGAAGGCGATACCGGAGACACCGACGACGAAGGCGACACTGACGACACCGGCGGCGCGGACGAAACCACTGACGTCGAACGCTGA
- a CDS encoding NADH:flavin oxidoreductase/NADH oxidase, with protein MTDSLFTPLRLRGTEIPNRVMVSPMCQYSAEDGFATEWHRVHLGSRAVGGAGVVMAEATAVSPTGRISPGDLGIWSADRADALSNTVEFVREQGAIPGIQLAHAGRKASVERPWDGGGPIPEEAGGWETLAPSANPYPHPEGDTVPTRAMTRDDLDRVTAQFRLAAERARDAGFGIAEIHLAHGYLLHEFLSPVTNDRDDEYGGSFENRARFPLEVVEAVREVWPDDQPVFARISATDWLPDRPSWDLDDSARLAPLLAEAGADLIDVSSGGIHPDQRVPESGPGYQVPYAERVNEATDAAVGAVGGITTAEQADQLIRNGRADLAVVGREHLRNPYFTLEAAHELGVDVDWPKQYERGRFR; from the coding sequence ATGACCGATTCGCTCTTCACGCCGCTGCGACTCCGCGGGACGGAGATCCCGAACCGCGTGATGGTCTCGCCGATGTGTCAGTACTCCGCCGAGGACGGGTTCGCGACGGAGTGGCATCGGGTCCACCTCGGGAGTCGCGCGGTGGGCGGCGCGGGGGTCGTGATGGCCGAGGCGACGGCGGTCTCGCCGACCGGCAGAATCTCGCCGGGCGACCTGGGAATCTGGTCGGCGGACCGCGCCGACGCCCTGTCGAACACGGTCGAATTTGTGCGCGAGCAGGGGGCGATCCCCGGAATCCAGTTGGCCCACGCCGGACGCAAGGCCAGCGTCGAGCGCCCTTGGGACGGCGGCGGTCCCATCCCCGAAGAAGCGGGCGGCTGGGAGACGCTCGCGCCGAGCGCGAACCCGTACCCGCACCCGGAGGGAGACACGGTTCCCACCCGGGCGATGACGCGAGACGATCTGGATCGGGTGACCGCGCAGTTCCGCCTCGCGGCGGAGCGCGCGCGGGACGCCGGGTTCGGAATCGCTGAGATCCACCTGGCGCACGGTTACCTCCTCCACGAGTTCCTCTCGCCCGTCACCAACGACCGGGACGACGAGTACGGCGGCTCCTTCGAGAACCGCGCCCGCTTCCCGCTCGAAGTCGTCGAGGCGGTCCGGGAGGTCTGGCCGGACGACCAACCGGTGTTCGCACGGATCTCTGCGACCGACTGGCTGCCCGACCGGCCGTCGTGGGATCTCGACGACTCCGCCCGGCTCGCGCCCCTGCTCGCCGAGGCGGGCGCGGACCTGATCGACGTCAGTTCGGGCGGCATCCACCCCGACCAGCGGGTCCCCGAGAGCGGCCCCGGCTACCAGGTCCCGTACGCCGAACGGGTGAACGAGGCCACCGACGCCGCGGTCGGTGCCGTGGGCGGAATCACGACGGCCGAGCAGGCCGATCAGCTGATCCGAAACGGTCGCGCGGACCTGGCGGTCGTCGGCCGCGAGCACCTCCGGAACCCGTACTTCACGCTGGAGGCGGCGCACGAACTCGGCGTCGACGTCGACTGGCCGAAGCAGTACGAGCGCGGGCGCTTCCGCTGA
- a CDS encoding GTP cyclohydrolase III: protein MTNSQLTLVQIDNYGPWTVTPEPRREMDLQTLQSRLFADLAQFVGSRDGYVFFTRFDNMVAITNGLDADDHRLLQESIGNRYPVTISLGTGIDASPVEALETATAGLQHAGSAQDGDRREVLSGGYLSGPERTSSDVQIAHFDVNDATGKYTDQLNEFDSFIQIEQGYATLMRYLREEYGALSFFVGGDNIISICPAMDAADYRDAIDHVEAEAGVELKVGVGIAADPHTAGMDAKHALETCRHEGTVVELSRPVDGVEVATD from the coding sequence GTGACGAACTCCCAGCTCACTCTCGTTCAGATCGACAATTATGGGCCGTGGACCGTGACGCCGGAACCGCGACGCGAGATGGACCTCCAGACGCTCCAGTCTCGGCTCTTCGCCGATCTGGCCCAGTTCGTGGGGAGCCGCGACGGCTACGTCTTTTTCACCCGGTTCGACAATATGGTCGCGATCACCAACGGCCTCGACGCCGACGATCACAGGCTCCTCCAGGAGTCGATCGGGAACCGCTATCCCGTCACGATCAGTCTGGGAACCGGCATCGACGCGTCGCCCGTCGAGGCGCTCGAAACGGCCACTGCGGGGCTCCAGCACGCCGGATCGGCGCAGGACGGCGACCGCCGCGAGGTGCTGTCGGGAGGCTACCTGTCAGGACCTGAACGAACGAGTTCCGACGTTCAGATCGCCCACTTCGACGTCAACGACGCGACCGGGAAGTACACCGATCAGCTCAACGAGTTCGATTCGTTCATTCAGATCGAACAGGGGTACGCGACGCTGATGCGATACCTCCGGGAGGAGTACGGCGCACTTTCCTTTTTCGTCGGCGGCGACAACATCATCTCGATCTGTCCGGCGATGGACGCCGCCGACTACCGCGACGCCATCGATCACGTCGAAGCCGAGGCGGGCGTCGAACTCAAAGTCGGCGTCGGCATCGCCGCGGACCCACACACCGCCGGGATGGACGCGAAACACGCGCTCGAAACGTGTCGCCACGAGGGCACGGTCGTCGAACTGAGCCGTCCCGTCGACGGCGTCGAGGTCGCGACCGACTGA
- a CDS encoding HAD-IIA family hydrolase, with translation MGVRGVIFDVDGTLVRGDEPIGGAEAGLSAVDAVGLRRLLVSNNPTKPPEAYERRLHRAGVAVDPSDVLTAGSVTARYLSEHHSQDRIAVVGESGLVDLLRSAGLSVDPLGGDSFDLPTPDVLVASVDRAFSYQTLQRCLRVLDDRTVTFLGTDPDVVIPAADGDAPGSGAIIDAIANVAGRDPAVVLGKPGETARRMALDRLGLPPEDVLVVGDRLDTDIALGERAGMTTALVLTGVTGAADLDASPIEPDYVLDSLAGLESVLDDLPTS, from the coding sequence ATGGGTGTTCGCGGGGTCATTTTCGATGTGGACGGCACGCTGGTGCGCGGGGACGAACCGATCGGGGGCGCCGAGGCCGGCCTCAGCGCCGTCGACGCAGTCGGTCTTCGTCGACTTCTGGTCTCCAACAACCCGACGAAACCGCCCGAGGCGTACGAGCGCCGACTCCACCGGGCGGGGGTCGCCGTCGATCCGAGCGACGTGCTCACGGCCGGATCCGTGACCGCGCGCTACCTCTCGGAGCACCACTCGCAGGACCGGATCGCCGTCGTGGGCGAGTCCGGACTCGTCGACCTGCTCCGGTCGGCGGGCCTGTCGGTCGATCCACTCGGCGGCGACTCGTTCGATCTGCCGACCCCCGACGTGCTCGTCGCCTCCGTCGACAGAGCGTTCTCCTATCAGACCCTCCAGCGGTGCCTGCGAGTCCTCGACGATCGAACGGTCACCTTCCTCGGCACCGACCCCGACGTCGTCATCCCCGCGGCCGACGGCGACGCGCCGGGGTCGGGCGCGATCATCGACGCCATCGCGAACGTCGCGGGTCGCGACCCGGCCGTCGTCCTCGGCAAGCCCGGCGAGACCGCGCGGCGGATGGCCCTCGACCGACTCGGACTCCCGCCGGAGGACGTCCTCGTGGTCGGCGACCGACTCGACACCGATATCGCGCTCGGTGAACGCGCAGGGATGACGACGGCGCTCGTTCTGACCGGCGTGACCGGCGCGGCGGATCTGGACGCTTCGCCGATCGAACCGGACTACGTGCTCGACTCGCTGGCGGGACTCGAGTCCGTCCTCGACGACCTCCCGACGTCCTGA
- a CDS encoding DJ-1/PfpI family protein, protein MGKQILMIVGDFGEDYETMVPYQALEMVGHEVDTVCPDKEAGDTIKTAIHDFRGDQTYLETRGHDFEVNATMEEIDPAAYDALVVPGGRAPEYLRTYDEVLDAVRHFFEENKPVAAVCHGPQILAAAGVLDGYEMTAYPAVRAEVEAAGCSWVDEVTVDGNLVTGQAWPDHPEWLAAFLDLLGTEIETGEPAVADD, encoded by the coding sequence ATGGGTAAACAGATCCTGATGATCGTCGGCGACTTCGGCGAGGACTACGAGACGATGGTACCGTACCAGGCCCTGGAGATGGTCGGCCACGAGGTCGATACCGTCTGTCCGGACAAGGAGGCCGGAGACACGATCAAAACGGCGATCCACGACTTCCGCGGGGACCAAACGTACCTCGAAACCCGCGGGCACGACTTCGAGGTGAACGCGACGATGGAGGAGATCGATCCGGCCGCGTACGACGCGCTCGTCGTCCCCGGCGGTCGGGCCCCGGAGTACCTCCGCACGTACGACGAGGTCCTCGACGCGGTGAGGCACTTCTTCGAGGAGAACAAGCCGGTCGCGGCGGTCTGTCACGGCCCGCAGATCCTGGCTGCGGCGGGCGTCCTCGACGGGTACGAGATGACGGCGTACCCCGCGGTCCGCGCCGAGGTCGAGGCGGCGGGCTGTTCGTGGGTCGACGAGGTCACCGTCGACGGCAACCTCGTCACCGGACAGGCCTGGCCCGACCACCCCGAGTGGCTGGCGGCGTTCCTCGACCTGCTCGGGACCGAAATCGAGACGGGCGAGCCGGCCGTCGCCGACGATTAG
- a CDS encoding OsmC family protein — protein sequence MSDIQTSTVSDAGFASTSQVGDFELTIDATDEEGPNPNAVLVADYAACFLPAFRVGGQQRGHDDLGKIQIDADADLDDDDDLESISFDIYVEADLDGETFEEILDRAEGICHVHSALREELHADATVHGDAF from the coding sequence ATGAGCGACATTCAGACTTCGACCGTCAGTGACGCGGGTTTCGCGAGCACCAGCCAGGTGGGCGACTTCGAACTCACCATCGACGCGACCGACGAGGAGGGGCCGAACCCCAACGCGGTCCTCGTCGCGGACTACGCCGCCTGTTTCCTGCCGGCGTTCCGCGTCGGCGGCCAACAGCGCGGTCACGACGACCTCGGCAAGATCCAGATCGACGCCGACGCCGACCTCGACGACGACGACGACCTCGAATCGATCAGCTTCGACATCTACGTCGAGGCCGACCTCGACGGGGAGACGTTCGAAGAGATCCTCGACCGAGCAGAGGGCATCTGCCACGTCCACTCGGCGCTCCGCGAGGAACTCCACGCGGACGCGACGGTCCACGGCGACGCGTTCTAG
- a CDS encoding metal-dependent hydrolase produces the protein MELTWHGHSTWHVDVDGTTFLIDPFFDNPMTEIAASDVETPDYLLLTHGHADHISDAGAFTDATVVGVPEMTGYMESEIGFEDSIGMNIGGTVECGDAFVTMHRADHTNGLNTGYETSLGMPTGFLLSDKKPTQESDADATTFYHAGDTGLMSEMKDVIGPYLEPDAAALPVGDHFTMGPVQAAIATDWLNVDHVFPMHYDSFPPIEIDTDDFVREVKATGSSAEVHVLDGDESFTLE, from the coding sequence ATGGAACTCACTTGGCACGGCCACTCCACGTGGCACGTCGACGTCGACGGTACGACCTTTCTGATCGACCCGTTCTTCGACAACCCGATGACCGAGATCGCCGCCTCGGACGTCGAGACGCCGGACTACCTGCTCCTCACGCACGGTCACGCCGACCACATCAGCGACGCCGGCGCGTTCACGGACGCGACGGTCGTCGGCGTCCCGGAGATGACCGGCTATATGGAGTCCGAGATCGGCTTCGAGGACAGCATCGGGATGAACATCGGCGGCACCGTCGAGTGCGGCGACGCCTTCGTGACGATGCACCGCGCGGATCACACGAACGGGCTCAACACGGGCTACGAGACCAGCCTCGGTATGCCGACCGGGTTCCTCCTCAGCGACAAAAAGCCGACGCAGGAGTCGGACGCGGACGCGACGACGTTCTATCACGCCGGCGACACCGGGCTGATGTCCGAGATGAAGGACGTCATCGGGCCGTATCTCGAACCGGACGCGGCGGCGCTACCCGTGGGCGATCACTTCACGATGGGGCCGGTGCAGGCCGCCATCGCCACGGACTGGCTGAACGTGGATCACGTCTTCCCGATGCACTACGACTCGTTCCCGCCGATCGAGATCGACACCGACGACTTCGTCCGCGAGGTAAAGGCGACCGGCTCGTCGGCTGAAGTCCACGTTCTCGACGGCGACGAATCGTTCACCTTGGAGTAG
- a CDS encoding TIGR00266 family protein produces MDFEIEYQPSFALLTVSLDVDESIRAEAGAMVSHDTTIGMETAATGGFLSSIKRSLGGESFFQNTFTAEAAGDVQLAPPLPGDVTHLDLQDETVYVQSGSYLAGTTDLDVDTEFGGGRTFFGGEGLFLLKVSGTGPLFLSSYGAIHAVEVSEEKPFVVDTGHIVAFEDSLTFSVRRVGGLRSTLASGEGLVCEFDGSGTVWLQSRSADAFISWLAPQLPTQSSN; encoded by the coding sequence ATGGATTTCGAGATCGAGTATCAGCCGTCGTTCGCCCTCCTGACCGTCTCGCTCGACGTCGACGAATCGATACGCGCCGAGGCGGGGGCGATGGTGTCGCACGACACGACGATCGGAATGGAGACGGCCGCCACGGGCGGGTTCCTCTCGTCGATCAAGCGGTCCCTCGGCGGCGAGAGCTTCTTCCAGAACACGTTCACGGCCGAGGCCGCCGGCGACGTGCAGTTGGCGCCGCCGCTCCCGGGCGACGTCACGCACCTGGACTTGCAGGACGAGACCGTGTACGTCCAGTCCGGTTCGTATCTCGCCGGGACCACCGACCTCGATGTCGACACAGAGTTCGGCGGCGGGCGGACGTTCTTCGGCGGCGAGGGGCTGTTCCTCCTGAAGGTGAGCGGCACCGGACCGCTGTTCCTGTCGAGTTACGGCGCGATCCACGCCGTCGAGGTCTCCGAGGAGAAGCCGTTCGTCGTCGACACGGGTCACATCGTCGCGTTCGAGGACTCGCTGACGTTTTCGGTGCGCCGCGTCGGCGGCCTGCGGTCGACCCTCGCGAGCGGCGAGGGGCTGGTCTGCGAGTTCGACGGGTCGGGGACGGTCTGGCTCCAGTCGCGGAGCGCAGACGCGTTCATCTCTTGGCTCGCCCCGCAACTGCCGACGCAGTCGAGCAACTGA